The following proteins are co-located in the Neomonachus schauinslandi chromosome 8, ASM220157v2, whole genome shotgun sequence genome:
- the LOC110586800 gene encoding tripartite motif-containing protein 26, protein MATSAPLRSLEEEVTCSICLDYLRDPVTIDCGHVFCRSCTTDVRPVSGARPVCPLCKKPFKKENIRPVWQLASLVENIERLKVDKDRQPGDVAREQPDARLCERHREKLHYYCEDDGKLLCVMCRESREHRPHTAILVEKAAQPHREKILNHLSTLRRDRDKIQGFQAKGEADILTALKKLQDQRQYIVAEFEQAHQFLREREQHLLDQLAKLEQELAEGREKYKSRGVGELARLALLISELEAKAQQPAAELMQDTRDFVNRYPRKKFWIGKPIARVVKKKTGEFSDKLTSLQRGLREFQGKLLRDLEYKTVSVTLDPQSASGYLQLSEDWKCVTYSSLYQGAYLHPQQFDCEPGVLGSKGFTWGKVYWEVEVDREGWSEEEEEGEEEEEGEEEEEEEEAGYGDGYEDWETDEDEESLGEEEEEEEEEEEEVLESCMVGVARDSVKRKGDLSLRPEDGVWALRLSSAGIWANTDPEAELFPALRPRRVGIALDYEGGTVTFTNAESQELIYTFTATFTRRLVPFLWLKWPGTRLLLRP, encoded by the exons ATGGCCACATCAGCGCCCCTGCgcagcctggaggaggaggtcACCTGCTCCATCTGCCTCGATTACCTGAGGGACCCCGTGACCATCGACTGCGGCCACGTCTTCTGCCGCAGCTGCACCACCGACGTCCGCCCCGTGTCGGGGGCCCGCCCCGTCTGTCCCCTCTGCAAGAAGCCGTTCAAGAAGGAGAACATCCGGCCCGTGTGGCAGCTGGCCAGCCTGGTGGAGAACATCGAGCGACTGAAGGTGGACAAGGACAGGCAGCCGGGAGACGTGGCCCGGGAGCAGCCAGACGCCAGGCTGTGTGAGCGGCACCGGGAGAAGCTGCATTACTACTGCGAGGATGACGGGAAGCTGCTGTGCGTCATGTGCCGCGAGTCCCGGGAGCACAGACCCCACACGGCCATCCTCGTGGAGAAGGCCGCCCAGCCCCACAGG GAAAAAATCCTGAACCACCTGAGTACCCTAAGGAGAGACCGAGACAAAATTCAGGGCTTTCAGGCCAAGGGAGAAGCTGATATCCTGACTGCACTG AAGAAGCTCCAGGACCAGAGGCAGTACATCGTGGCTGAGTTTGAGCAGGCTCACCAGTTCCTGCGGGAGCGCGAGCAGCACCTGCTGGACCAGCTCGCCAAGCTGGAGCAGGAACTGGCGGAGGGCCGTGAGAAGTACAAGAGCAGGGGCGTTGGGGAGCTGGCCCGGCTGGCGCTGCTCATCTCCGAGCTGGAGGCCAAGGCGCAGCAGCCGGCTGCAGAGCTCATGCAG GACACCAGGGACTTCGTGAACAG GTATCCACGGAAGAAGTTCTGGATTGGGAAACCCATTGCTCGGGTGGTTAAGAAAAAGACGGGAGAATTCTCAGATAAACTTACGTCCCTGCAGCGAGGCCTGAGAGAGTTCCAAG GGAAGCTGCTAAGAGACTTGGAATATAAGACAG TCAGTGTCACGCTGGACCCGCAGTCGGCCAGTGGGTACCTGCAGCTGTCGGAGGATTGGAAGTGTGTGACCTACAGCAGCCTCTACCAGGGCGCTTACCTGCACCCCCAGCAGTTCGACTGCGAGCCGGGGGTGCTGGGCAGTAAGGGCTTCACCTGGGGCAAGGTGTactgggaggtggaggtggacAGGGAGGGCTGGTccgaggaggaagaggagggggaggaggaggaggagggggaggaggaagaggaggaagaggaggcggGCTACGGGGATGGGTATGAGGACTGGGAGACGGACGAGGACGAGGAGTccttgggggaggaagaggaggaggaggaggaggaggaggaggaggttctTGAAAGCTGCATGGTGGGGGTGGCCAGAGACTCTGTGAAGAGGAAGGGGGACCTGTCCCTGCGGCCAGAGGACGGGGTGTGGGCGCTGCGCCTCTCCTCTGCGGGCATCTGGGCCAACACGGACCCCGAGGCCGAACTCTTCCCGGCGCTGCGGCCCCGGAGGGTGGGCATCGCCCTAGATTATGAAGGAGGCACCGTGACATTCACCAACGCAGAGTCACAAGAACTCATCTACACCTTCACCGCCACCTTCACGCGGCGCCTGGTCCCCTTCCTGTGGCTCAAGTGGCCTGGGACACGCCTCCTGTTGCGACCCTGA